From a single Cyclobacterium marinum DSM 745 genomic region:
- the rfbA gene encoding glucose-1-phosphate thymidylyltransferase RfbA yields MKGIILAGGSGTRLYPLTIAVSKQLMPVYDKPMIYYPLSVLMMAGISEILIITTPEDNDAFKKLLGDGSQVGCKFTFAIQPKPEGLAQAFIIGEEFIGEDKVALILGDNIFYGTGLHKTLKEHTDPEGGVVFAYHVNDPQRYGVVQFDDDNNVLSIEEKPNSPKSNYAVPGLYFYDNEVVEIAKNIKPSSRGELEITDINVAYLNKEKLKVGILNRGTAWLDTGTHQSLLQAGQFVEVIEERQGLKIGCIEEIAYRNGFINADELLKASEKLGKSGYGSYLRALIKN; encoded by the coding sequence ATGAAAGGAATAATTTTAGCCGGAGGATCTGGCACACGTTTGTATCCATTGACTATCGCTGTAAGTAAGCAATTGATGCCTGTTTATGATAAGCCAATGATCTATTATCCTTTGTCCGTTTTGATGATGGCGGGAATCAGTGAAATTTTAATTATTACAACACCAGAGGACAATGATGCTTTTAAAAAATTGCTAGGTGATGGTAGCCAAGTAGGGTGTAAATTTACTTTTGCCATTCAACCCAAACCCGAAGGTTTGGCTCAGGCATTTATTATTGGAGAGGAGTTTATTGGCGAGGATAAAGTGGCCCTAATTTTGGGAGATAATATTTTTTATGGAACAGGTCTGCATAAAACATTAAAAGAACATACCGATCCGGAAGGTGGAGTGGTTTTTGCTTACCATGTAAATGACCCCCAACGGTATGGAGTTGTTCAATTTGATGACGACAATAATGTTCTGAGCATCGAAGAGAAGCCAAACTCCCCAAAATCAAATTATGCGGTGCCTGGATTGTATTTTTACGACAATGAGGTGGTAGAAATAGCTAAAAATATTAAACCAAGCAGTAGAGGTGAACTTGAAATTACCGATATCAATGTGGCTTACTTGAATAAAGAAAAGTTGAAAGTTGGTATTCTTAATAGAGGTACGGCATGGCTGGATACCGGCACACACCAATCATTGCTTCAGGCCGGACAGTTCGTGGAAGTAATCGAAGAGCGACAAGGGCTAAAAATAGGCTGTATAGAAGAAATTGCTTATCGAAATGGTTTTATCAATGCCGATGAACTATTGAAAGCTTCAGAAAAATTGGGCAAAAGTGGATATGGCTCCTATTTGAGAGCATTAATTAAAAATTGA
- a CDS encoding response regulator, with protein sequence MLNIVIIDDDEVSTFVTEQYIRRCLSVPFKIHKFSSAVGASQQIANLNPNYLFLDLMMPQMTGWDFLEEIKEAGLTSEVYILSGSLDISDVEKASNNRMVKKFLPKLSVKESILDIFRN encoded by the coding sequence ATGCTAAATATTGTAATTATAGATGATGATGAGGTGAGCACTTTTGTTACGGAGCAATATATTAGAAGGTGTTTATCTGTTCCTTTCAAAATTCATAAATTCTCCTCAGCAGTTGGGGCTTCTCAGCAAATTGCTAACCTAAATCCAAACTATTTGTTTCTGGATTTAATGATGCCGCAAATGACAGGTTGGGATTTTTTAGAAGAGATAAAAGAAGCTGGGCTCACATCTGAAGTGTATATTTTGAGTGGATCTCTTGATATATCAGACGTTGAAAAGGCTAGTAATAATAGGATGGTAAAGAAATTTCTTCCAAAGCTTTCTGTCAAAGAAAGTATACTTGATATTTTCAGAAATTAA